The following are from one region of the Actinoplanes sp. L3-i22 genome:
- a CDS encoding zinc-binding alcohol dehydrogenase family protein, producing MHAAVLTSFDAPPVYREQPDPVAAGDHEMVVDVLAAGLHHLTRAKAGGTHYSGTGGFPIVPGVDAVVRDPAGDLRYAALDDTNLGTFADRTVIDVRRSIVLPAGADPVRIAAGMNPAMSSWVALRRRIDFRPGQRVLVLGATGGAGRLAVQIAKLFGAARVIAAGRDADRLAELTGLGADETITFDRIERAADVDVVIDYVWGDPAARAMVPMLTARADRGAPLTWIQIGSIAGEVAAVPSVALRAARLRIIGSGIGSVSPRDFMAELPELAGALGGGGLEVRARAVPLADIGREWTSETGDRLVFVP from the coding sequence ATGCACGCCGCCGTCCTCACCTCGTTCGACGCTCCGCCGGTCTACCGCGAGCAGCCCGACCCGGTCGCCGCCGGCGACCACGAGATGGTCGTCGACGTGCTCGCCGCCGGCCTGCACCACCTGACCCGGGCCAAGGCCGGCGGCACGCACTACAGCGGCACCGGCGGGTTCCCGATCGTGCCGGGCGTCGACGCCGTCGTGCGTGACCCGGCGGGCGACCTGCGGTACGCCGCGCTCGACGACACGAACCTCGGGACGTTCGCCGACCGTACGGTGATCGACGTGCGCCGCAGCATCGTGCTGCCGGCCGGCGCCGACCCGGTCCGGATCGCCGCCGGGATGAACCCGGCGATGTCCTCCTGGGTCGCCCTGCGCCGGCGCATCGACTTCCGGCCCGGGCAGCGGGTGCTGGTCCTGGGCGCGACCGGCGGCGCGGGCCGGTTGGCGGTGCAGATCGCCAAGCTGTTCGGCGCCGCCCGGGTGATCGCCGCCGGGCGCGACGCCGACCGGCTCGCGGAGCTGACCGGCCTCGGCGCGGACGAGACGATCACCTTCGACCGGATCGAGCGGGCCGCCGACGTCGACGTGGTGATCGACTACGTGTGGGGGGACCCGGCCGCCCGGGCCATGGTTCCGATGCTGACCGCCCGCGCGGATCGCGGGGCCCCGCTGACCTGGATCCAGATCGGGTCGATCGCCGGGGAGGTGGCGGCCGTGCCGTCGGTCGCGCTGCGGGCGGCCCGGCTGCGGATCATCGGCAGTGGGATCGGGTCGGTCAGCCCGCGCGACTTCATGGCCGAGCTGCCGGAGCTCGCCGGGGCGCTGGGTGGGGGTGGGCTGGAGGTGCGGGCGCGGGCCGTGCCGCTCGCGGACATCGGCCGGGAGTGGACCTCGGAGACCGGCGACCGGCTGGTCTTCGTCCCGTGA
- a CDS encoding MarR family winged helix-turn-helix transcriptional regulator produces MTSDAVVDALVRSCFQVMGVLTRIGAENDLSLTQLRVLGILRDRRARVTDLALFLGVDKSSMSGLIDRAERRGLIGRDRNPGDRRATDVFLTPAGIELTGRLYADVRRALEPATRELDAEQQRTLVTLLDPILIGSAGPGPLSPA; encoded by the coding sequence ATGACGTCGGACGCCGTGGTGGACGCGCTGGTCCGCAGCTGTTTCCAGGTGATGGGCGTGCTGACCCGGATCGGCGCGGAGAACGACCTGTCCCTGACCCAGCTGCGCGTGCTCGGCATCCTGCGCGACCGCCGTGCCCGGGTCACCGACCTGGCCCTGTTCCTGGGCGTGGACAAGTCGTCGATGTCCGGGCTGATCGACCGCGCCGAGCGCCGCGGGCTGATCGGCCGCGACCGGAATCCCGGCGACCGGCGGGCGACGGACGTGTTCCTGACCCCGGCCGGGATCGAGCTGACCGGGCGCCTCTACGCCGACGTCCGCCGCGCCCTGGAGCCGGCGACCCGCGAGCTCGACGCGGAGCAGCAGCGGACCCTGGTCACGCTGCTCGACCCGATCCTGATCGGCTCGGCCGGCCCCGGTCCGCTGAGTCCCGCCTGA